The Candidatus Binatus sp. genome has a segment encoding these proteins:
- the gcvPB gene encoding aminomethyl-transferring glycine dehydrogenase subunit GcvPB, with the protein MASAGRISKIAPIEKAPAATGLEPTAGVPLIFELSSEGRRGADVSPKALGARRGADILGAELCRQQLDGFPELSEPQVLRHFLRLSQLNFAQAIQFYPLGSCTMKYNPLLNDEMASLPGFAGLHPATPAHLAQGALELIARMEAALAEITGMDAVSLHPAAGAQGELTGLLLIRAYHRKRGETRHKVIIPDTAHGTNPASCTLAGFEVVVAKSSSRGYLEAAEVRRLLSDDVAAMMVTNPNTLGIFEPQIQEIAAALHERGAMLYLDGANMNALLGVAKPGHMGADLVQLNLHKTFSTPHGGGGPGAGPVAVKQHLEPFLPMPRIKQTASGYQFDTERPDSIGRLRSFHNNFGMIVRAYAYILALGGDGLAMTSRLAILGANYVRKRLEGHFPSATAEPSMHECVLSHDLEKRADVSTLEIAKRLLDFGIHPPTIYFPLVVPGALMIEPTETESKEILDNFVSVMERIYDEALQDPASVKNAPQTTAVSRVDEAEAARRPILRWTPKRE; encoded by the coding sequence ATGGCGAGCGCGGGCAGAATCAGCAAAATCGCGCCGATCGAAAAAGCGCCGGCCGCGACCGGCCTCGAACCGACCGCCGGCGTGCCGTTGATCTTCGAACTGTCGTCGGAAGGACGCCGCGGCGCCGACGTATCGCCGAAGGCCTTGGGCGCTCGCCGCGGCGCAGACATCCTGGGCGCGGAACTTTGCCGCCAGCAACTCGACGGATTCCCCGAACTCAGCGAGCCGCAGGTGCTGCGTCATTTCCTGCGCCTCTCGCAACTCAACTTCGCGCAGGCGATCCAGTTCTATCCGCTCGGCTCGTGCACGATGAAATACAACCCGCTGCTCAACGACGAGATGGCGTCGCTGCCGGGATTTGCGGGACTCCATCCAGCGACGCCGGCCCATCTGGCGCAGGGCGCGCTCGAACTGATCGCGCGGATGGAAGCGGCGCTCGCGGAGATCACCGGCATGGATGCCGTCTCGTTGCATCCCGCGGCTGGCGCGCAGGGTGAGCTGACCGGCCTGCTGCTGATTCGCGCGTACCATCGGAAGCGCGGCGAGACTCGGCACAAGGTGATCATTCCGGACACTGCGCACGGGACGAATCCGGCCAGTTGCACGCTTGCGGGATTCGAAGTGGTGGTGGCGAAGTCGAGTTCGCGCGGCTATCTCGAGGCGGCCGAAGTGCGGCGCCTGCTGAGCGACGACGTCGCCGCGATGATGGTCACCAATCCGAACACGCTCGGAATCTTCGAGCCGCAGATCCAGGAAATCGCCGCCGCGCTGCATGAGCGCGGCGCGATGCTCTATCTCGACGGCGCCAACATGAATGCGCTGCTGGGCGTCGCCAAGCCCGGACACATGGGCGCCGATCTCGTGCAGCTCAACCTGCACAAGACGTTCTCGACGCCGCATGGCGGCGGCGGTCCCGGCGCGGGACCCGTCGCGGTGAAACAGCATCTCGAGCCGTTCCTGCCGATGCCGCGAATCAAGCAGACGGCGAGCGGCTATCAGTTCGATACCGAGCGGCCCGATTCGATCGGACGGCTCCGATCGTTCCACAACAACTTCGGCATGATCGTGCGCGCGTATGCGTACATCCTGGCGCTCGGCGGCGACGGACTCGCGATGACGAGCCGGCTCGCGATTCTCGGCGCGAACTACGTCCGCAAGCGGCTCGAGGGACATTTCCCGAGCGCGACCGCGGAACCCTCGATGCATGAATGCGTGCTCTCGCACGATCTCGAAAAGCGCGCAGACGTCAGCACGCTCGAAATCGCGAAACGGCTGCTCGATTTCGGCATCCATCCGCCGACGATTTATTTTCCGCTGGTGGTGCCGGGCGCGCTGATGATCGAGCCGACCGAGACCGAGAGCAAGGAGATTCTCGACAACTTCGTCAGTGTGATGGAGCGTATCTACGACGAGGCGTTGCAGGATCCCGCGAGCGTGAAGAATGCGCCGCAGACGACCGCGGTCTCGCGCGTGGACGAGGCCGAGGCCGCGCGCCGCCCGATCCTGCGCTGGACGCCCAAGCGCGAGTGA
- the gcvPA gene encoding aminomethyl-transferring glycine dehydrogenase subunit GcvPA: MRFMPHTEADIASMLDTIGAKSLEDLIAHLPANLRASARIDLAPGRTEYEVASELGALAALNQGASGFTSFLGGGYYRHYVPAAVRAVTARAEFATSYTPYQAEASQGTTQAIFEFQTLITQLTSMEVANASMYDGASAAAEAVLMCRRLMPKRPVVALSRALWPEYRATIRTYLSALGGLEIVEAPFDDKSGMTSAAELERVANDRLLCTVTGYPNAFGVIEPLKTIVDTTHRVGALAISVTTEPLALGLLRAPGELGVDIAVGEGQSIGLPLQYGGPGVGFLAARMTHLRQMPGRLIGQTHDRDGRRAFTLTLATREQHIRRERATSNICTNHSLCALAVTVYLSLMGKQGLRDLAERNVELAHQAADVLLAAGIERRFTGPFFNEFTAKVAGPTAAIEQAEKKKILAGLALGIDYPELSDALLIAVTEMNHTGEFSSLAAAIAEVR, encoded by the coding sequence ATGAGATTCATGCCACATACCGAGGCGGATATCGCCTCGATGCTCGACACGATCGGCGCGAAGAGTCTTGAGGATTTGATCGCGCATCTGCCGGCGAACCTGCGCGCGAGCGCCAGAATCGATCTCGCGCCGGGACGCACCGAATACGAAGTCGCGAGCGAACTCGGCGCGCTGGCCGCGCTCAATCAGGGCGCCAGCGGCTTCACGAGTTTTCTCGGCGGCGGCTACTATCGCCATTACGTGCCGGCCGCGGTGCGCGCCGTGACCGCGCGCGCGGAATTTGCGACGAGCTACACGCCCTACCAGGCCGAGGCGAGCCAGGGCACCACGCAGGCGATCTTCGAATTTCAGACGCTGATCACGCAACTCACCTCGATGGAAGTCGCCAACGCAAGCATGTACGACGGCGCGTCGGCGGCGGCAGAAGCGGTGCTGATGTGCCGGCGCCTGATGCCGAAGCGGCCAGTCGTCGCCCTCTCGCGCGCGCTGTGGCCCGAGTATCGCGCGACGATCCGCACTTATCTGAGCGCGCTCGGTGGCCTCGAAATCGTCGAGGCGCCGTTCGACGACAAATCGGGAATGACCAGCGCGGCTGAACTCGAGCGCGTCGCGAACGATCGTCTGCTGTGCACCGTTACGGGCTATCCGAACGCGTTCGGCGTGATCGAGCCGCTGAAAACGATCGTCGATACGACGCATCGCGTGGGCGCGCTCGCGATTTCCGTGACCACCGAACCGCTCGCGCTCGGATTGCTGCGAGCGCCGGGCGAACTCGGCGTCGATATCGCCGTCGGCGAGGGCCAGAGTATCGGATTGCCGCTGCAATACGGCGGACCGGGCGTGGGATTTCTCGCGGCGCGGATGACCCATCTGCGCCAGATGCCGGGGCGGTTGATCGGCCAGACCCACGATCGCGACGGGCGGCGCGCATTCACCTTGACGCTCGCGACGCGCGAGCAGCATATCCGGCGCGAGCGCGCGACCTCGAACATCTGCACCAACCATTCGCTGTGCGCGCTGGCGGTAACGGTTTACCTCTCGCTGATGGGCAAGCAGGGGCTGCGCGATTTGGCCGAGCGCAACGTCGAACTGGCGCATCAGGCGGCCGACGTGTTGCTCGCGGCGGGTATCGAGCGGCGCTTCACGGGTCCGTTCTTCAATGAGTTCACGGCGAAGGTCGCGGGGCCCACGGCGGCGATCGAACAGGCGGAAAAGAAAAAAATCCTCGCAGGGCTGGCATTGGGCATCGACTATCCCGAGCTTTCCGACGCGCTACTGATCGCGGTCACCGAGATGAATCACACAGGCGAATTCAGCTCGCTCGCAGCGGCAATCGCGGAGGTGCGGTGA